From Leisingera sp. NJS204, one genomic window encodes:
- a CDS encoding IclR family transcriptional regulator — MADDASDKKEGQIPTNLRLLVLLEEIARRGTAVKPAEMIEAMGLPKPTVHRLMQTAEAEGFLQRDLDGRAYGPGPRLRRMALDTMSSEHLRTARLSILKGVAEELGETCNLATPDREGMIYLDRVETKWPLRIQLPIGTQVPFHCTASGKMYLSSLKPSTLQAVLHARPLEAVTGQSCTDPDALGTELAAIRSRGYSTDAEEFISGMVAVAVPVRDAHSRLLATLSVHAPVQRRSLQDLTDFLPALQKAAAGLSDLA, encoded by the coding sequence ATGGCAGACGACGCGTCCGATAAGAAAGAGGGGCAGATCCCCACCAACCTGCGCCTGCTGGTGCTGCTGGAGGAGATCGCCCGCCGCGGCACCGCCGTCAAACCGGCCGAGATGATCGAGGCGATGGGCCTGCCCAAGCCCACCGTGCACCGGCTGATGCAAACCGCCGAGGCCGAAGGGTTTTTGCAGCGCGACCTTGACGGGCGCGCCTATGGTCCCGGCCCCCGCCTGCGCCGGATGGCGCTGGATACCATGTCATCCGAACATCTGCGCACCGCCCGGCTCAGCATCCTGAAAGGCGTGGCCGAGGAACTGGGCGAGACCTGCAATCTCGCCACCCCCGACCGCGAAGGCATGATCTACCTCGACCGGGTGGAAACCAAATGGCCGCTGCGCATCCAGCTGCCGATCGGCACCCAGGTGCCGTTCCATTGCACCGCCAGCGGCAAGATGTATCTGTCATCGCTGAAGCCCAGCACGCTGCAGGCGGTGCTGCACGCCCGCCCGCTGGAAGCGGTGACCGGGCAAAGCTGCACCGACCCGGATGCCCTCGGCACTGAGTTGGCCGCCATCCGCAGCCGCGGCTATTCCACCGACGCCGAGGAGTTCATTTCCGGCATGGTTGCCGTCGCCGTGCCGGTGCGGGACGCGCACAGCCGGCTCCTGGCCACGCTGTCCGTGCACGCCCCGGTGCAGCGCCGCAGCCTGCAGGATCTGACAGATTTCCTGCCCGCTCTGCAAAAAGCTGCAGCCGGCCTGTCTGATCTGGCCTAG
- a CDS encoding phosphate/phosphite/phosphonate ABC transporter substrate-binding protein, with protein MHFKRPVFLLCLCLGLLTGQTAAARMLVIGTISDEPVKETRTFLPFARHLAAQLQDQGITGASVTIARDISEMSDLLRTGAVDIYIDSPLVSLAVRAECGSRLLARRWKKGIAQYQSVIFARQDSGIQALADLKGKVVAFEEPFSSSGYILPRLAIGDQIVPLAALPNLRAERPDSGTAYVFSGDDGNTLEWVLRGLVDAGAMSLRGLKMHAGGDFEDLSILLETNAIPRHVVSVSPDASAAFSQTLLAVLTGMDQSGPGRNVLQDFEGTTKFDAIPASTQELLDQFQAPVAILISGD; from the coding sequence ATGCATTTCAAAAGACCGGTGTTTCTGCTTTGCCTGTGCCTTGGCCTGTTGACCGGCCAGACCGCCGCTGCCCGGATGCTGGTGATCGGCACCATCAGCGACGAACCGGTCAAGGAAACCCGCACCTTCCTTCCCTTTGCCCGCCACCTCGCAGCGCAGCTGCAGGATCAGGGCATCACCGGCGCCAGTGTGACAATCGCACGGGACATCAGCGAAATGTCCGACCTCCTGCGCACAGGTGCCGTCGACATTTACATAGACAGCCCGCTTGTATCACTAGCGGTCCGCGCCGAATGCGGCAGCCGCCTGCTGGCCCGCCGCTGGAAAAAGGGAATTGCCCAATATCAATCCGTGATCTTTGCCCGCCAGGACAGCGGCATTCAAGCGCTCGCAGACCTCAAGGGCAAGGTTGTCGCCTTTGAGGAACCGTTTTCCTCCAGCGGATACATCCTGCCGCGGCTGGCCATCGGGGACCAGATCGTGCCGTTGGCCGCCCTTCCGAACCTCCGGGCTGAACGTCCGGACAGCGGCACAGCCTATGTCTTTTCCGGCGACGACGGAAACACCCTCGAATGGGTGCTGCGCGGTCTGGTGGATGCCGGCGCCATGTCGCTGCGCGGCCTCAAGATGCACGCCGGCGGCGATTTTGAAGATCTGTCAATCCTACTGGAAACCAATGCCATTCCGCGCCATGTCGTCAGCGTCTCGCCTGATGCCTCCGCCGCATTTTCCCAGACGCTGCTGGCCGTGCTGACCGGCATGGATCAATCCGGCCCCGGCCGCAACGTATTGCAGGACTTTGAAGGCACCACCAAGTTTGATGCCATCCCGGCCTCAACCCAGGAGCTGCTGGACCAATTCCAAGCCCCGGTTGCAATTCTCATCAGCGGAGACTGA
- a CDS encoding ATP-binding protein: MSSLRTKLVVYTVLIVLAVAAAISGISLTLAYKNSADAYERHVTDLAKTLGEAILEPLYEFDIKQLRQQAGSALASEGAIRALILDAGTRVLTDGTEANPLRGRRFADPLLRPAIDHKQWSVSTGDGRITAAGPVLATADTRLGYVVLEFSTARLDQEWMAHVSRILLLSGLCALLASLAAIIMANRITRPVKRLTDFADSIRQGSRPQSVPDCGRDEIGRLALAFAEVLTHLDRSNADLTELTASLEEKVKERTRAAEAGNKAKSEFLATMSHEIRTPMNGVLGMASLLEETDLDEDQELYARTISESGEALLEIINEILDFSKIESGKLELRSQPLDIRDLLSGVVRMLEANAAESRVALRLDYESGLPSAILGDEGRIRQIIVNLVGNAVKFTENGAVTVKVTGTGMASQTRFNIAVEDTGIGIPEDKLASVFNAFSQVNSSATRDFGGTGLGLGIASRLAHLMGGEIDVRSKPGKGSTFTFSCTFSTARDFVSGSS, encoded by the coding sequence GTGTCCAGCCTCAGAACCAAACTGGTTGTCTACACTGTATTGATTGTTCTGGCGGTGGCCGCAGCCATTTCGGGCATTTCTCTGACCCTTGCCTACAAAAACTCCGCTGATGCCTACGAACGGCATGTGACCGATCTCGCCAAAACCTTGGGCGAAGCCATACTTGAACCGCTTTATGAATTTGATATCAAACAGTTAAGGCAACAGGCGGGGTCTGCGCTGGCCAGCGAGGGCGCAATACGCGCGCTGATCCTGGACGCCGGCACCCGGGTGCTGACAGATGGCACCGAGGCCAATCCTCTGCGCGGCCGGCGGTTCGCCGATCCGCTCCTGCGCCCTGCCATTGACCACAAGCAGTGGTCGGTCTCAACCGGCGACGGCCGGATCACAGCCGCAGGCCCGGTTCTGGCAACGGCGGACACCCGGCTTGGCTATGTGGTGCTGGAGTTTTCAACGGCCCGTCTGGACCAGGAATGGATGGCCCATGTCAGCCGGATCCTGCTGCTGTCGGGTCTCTGCGCGCTGCTGGCCTCTCTTGCTGCCATCATCATGGCCAACAGGATCACCAGACCGGTCAAACGGCTGACGGACTTCGCGGACAGCATCCGCCAGGGCAGCCGCCCTCAGAGCGTCCCCGATTGCGGCCGGGACGAAATCGGCCGTTTGGCACTGGCTTTCGCCGAGGTGCTGACCCATCTCGACCGCAGCAATGCAGATTTGACGGAACTTACGGCCTCGCTTGAGGAAAAGGTAAAAGAACGAACCCGCGCGGCCGAGGCCGGGAACAAGGCCAAGTCCGAGTTTCTCGCCACCATGAGTCACGAGATCAGAACCCCGATGAACGGTGTATTGGGAATGGCGTCATTGCTGGAGGAAACGGACTTGGACGAGGACCAGGAGCTTTATGCCCGGACCATTTCGGAGTCTGGTGAAGCCTTGCTGGAAATCATCAACGAGATACTTGATTTCTCTAAGATCGAGTCCGGTAAGCTGGAGCTTAGAAGTCAGCCGCTTGATATTCGCGACCTGCTTTCGGGTGTTGTCCGTATGCTGGAAGCCAATGCGGCGGAAAGCCGGGTGGCCTTGCGGCTGGATTATGAATCGGGTTTGCCTTCTGCCATTCTGGGCGACGAGGGCCGGATCCGGCAGATCATCGTCAACCTGGTCGGCAACGCGGTGAAATTCACTGAGAACGGGGCCGTGACAGTCAAAGTCACCGGAACCGGAATGGCCTCTCAGACCCGGTTTAACATCGCTGTCGAAGACACCGGCATCGGTATACCCGAAGACAAGCTGGCCAGCGTCTTCAATGCGTTTTCCCAGGTCAACAGTTCCGCAACCCGGGATTTCGGCGGAACCGGCCTGGGGCTGGGTATTGCCTCCCGTCTGGCGCATCTGATGGGCGGCGAAATTGATGTGCGTTCCAAACCCGGAAAAGGCTCCACGTTTACATTCAGCTGTACATTCTCCACCGCCAGGGATTTTGTTTCCGGGTCGAGTTGA